One genomic window of Sulfurovum lithotrophicum includes the following:
- a CDS encoding SO_0444 family Cu/Zn efflux transporter, translating into MEITHFLEALWQLSLAMAPYILFGLIFAGILHEIVPDSIVTKHLGNDNITSVVKSTLFGIPLPVCSCGVIPLATSIKKSGASKGATLSFLISTPITGVDSILATYGIFGWIFTIYRVVTSMVIATAAGILTNIFDKYEQSETTAVKKPAFSSAAPQQMTSFSMNAPKAEKADTEETDTTEKKSFSFLAAMKYAFITLLGDIAKPLFWGLIIGALITVAIPDNLSEILKTYNWLSYLIVIVIAVPMYVCATASLPIAAGLMLSGVSAGAAFVFLSAGPATNTVTIGVVKKMLGNRSLAIYLGTIVIGSILFGLGLDAIFDASHIDPTSLIHMDEHGGIIATLSSIVLWGLVLYFLLKPYFTKKESCSGGSCCSS; encoded by the coding sequence ATGGAAATTACACATTTTTTGGAAGCACTCTGGCAGCTGAGCCTTGCCATGGCTCCCTATATTTTATTTGGTCTGATCTTTGCAGGCATCCTGCACGAGATCGTACCTGACAGTATCGTTACCAAGCATCTGGGCAACGACAATATCACGTCAGTGGTCAAATCCACCCTTTTCGGCATCCCCCTGCCCGTCTGTTCTTGCGGGGTCATACCCCTGGCAACTTCCATCAAAAAGTCAGGTGCGAGCAAAGGTGCAACGCTCTCTTTTCTCATCTCAACACCCATTACCGGGGTTGATTCCATTCTGGCGACTTACGGCATATTCGGGTGGATCTTCACGATCTACCGCGTTGTCACCTCCATGGTCATTGCCACGGCAGCGGGGATACTTACGAATATCTTCGACAAATATGAACAGTCAGAAACCACGGCTGTAAAGAAACCGGCATTCTCATCCGCTGCACCGCAACAGATGACCAGTTTCAGCATGAATGCTCCAAAAGCTGAAAAAGCAGATACTGAAGAGACTGATACTACAGAGAAAAAAAGCTTCTCATTCCTGGCTGCCATGAAGTACGCCTTCATCACACTGCTCGGAGATATCGCCAAGCCGCTATTCTGGGGTCTCATTATTGGTGCGCTTATCACCGTGGCGATCCCGGACAACCTGAGTGAAATACTCAAAACCTACAACTGGCTAAGCTACCTCATCGTCATTGTCATTGCCGTACCGATGTATGTCTGCGCCACCGCATCGCTTCCCATTGCAGCCGGACTGATGCTGAGCGGAGTGAGTGCCGGAGCGGCATTTGTCTTTCTTTCGGCAGGTCCTGCAACCAATACGGTGACCATCGGAGTGGTCAAAAAGATGCTTGGCAACAGGTCACTGGCTATTTACCTGGGAACGATCGTGATAGGGAGTATCCTTTTCGGTCTTGGACTCGATGCCATCTTTGATGCATCACATATCGATCCGACATCACTCATACATATGGATGAACACGGGGGCATCATCGCAACACTCAGTTCCATCGTACTGTGGGGACTGGTACTATACTTCCTACTCAAACCCTACTTTACGAAAAAAGAGAGTTGCAGCGGTGGTTCATGCTGTTCATCATAA
- a CDS encoding rhodanese-like domain-containing protein has protein sequence MINKSILTAIGATIAASLCCITPVLAVLAGSSTLASSFSWLTPYHNYLVWFTVLVLLYAWYDKLKPAKEIDCDCDAKVGFFSSKKFLAIVTVFSVIMLSFPQWGNKVFDAAPSAESCATGVCDSKISKKNETANKNEEKTANATPASTGSACKTKSDCNAKPFKQAIKRPIIKKPTDEKALTVFKYMQNEKLHPTPYKQKACTGYGRPAIDGMMADARSKVEEMSPIVLKKMIDNEDEFILLDVREVAQRSEGEIYADDTVQMTRGNLEFMIMNKIKNKDAVIVTYCRTGGRGLLAAETLKKLGYNNVYTLKGGLKAWAKAGLPFDSGLGIVVKVEDE, from the coding sequence ATGATAAATAAAAGTATTTTAACCGCTATTGGCGCAACGATCGCAGCATCTTTATGTTGTATTACACCTGTATTGGCAGTACTTGCCGGTTCCAGTACTCTGGCATCCTCTTTTTCCTGGTTGACACCGTATCATAACTATTTGGTCTGGTTCACGGTTTTAGTTCTGCTATATGCCTGGTACGACAAACTGAAACCTGCAAAAGAGATCGACTGTGACTGTGATGCAAAAGTTGGATTTTTCTCAAGTAAAAAGTTTTTGGCGATCGTGACGGTCTTTTCTGTAATAATGCTCTCCTTCCCTCAATGGGGAAACAAGGTATTTGACGCAGCACCGAGTGCAGAAAGTTGTGCGACAGGTGTCTGTGATAGTAAAATAAGTAAAAAAAATGAAACCGCAAACAAGAATGAAGAGAAAACAGCCAATGCCACACCTGCCAGTACTGGATCAGCCTGCAAAACAAAATCAGACTGTAATGCCAAGCCGTTTAAACAGGCAATAAAGAGACCTATAATAAAAAAGCCGACAGATGAAAAGGCATTGACGGTATTTAAGTATATGCAAAATGAGAAACTTCATCCTACACCTTATAAACAAAAAGCCTGTACAGGTTATGGCCGTCCGGCAATTGACGGAATGATGGCTGATGCCAGAAGCAAAGTGGAAGAGATGTCTCCGATCGTGCTGAAAAAGATGATAGACAATGAAGATGAATTCATACTGCTTGATGTCAGAGAAGTGGCACAACGTTCTGAGGGTGAGATCTATGCAGATGATACGGTACAAATGACACGGGGTAACCTTGAATTCATGATCATGAACAAGATCAAAAACAAAGATGCGGTCATTGTGACTTACTGTCGTACCGGAGGGAGAGGACTCCTGGCCGCTGAGACTCTGAAAAAACTGGGTTACAACAATGTCTATACGCTCAAAGGCGGTCTTAAAGCCTGGGCAAAAGCAGGTTTGCCTTTTGATTCCGGTTTGGGTATTGTTGTAAAAGTGGAGGATGAATAA
- a CDS encoding ArsR/SmtB family transcription factor: MLDMNQKIKIFKALGNETRFLIFKNIFTGGYTCSIDKKDPKVKVSPHATCVSTIAEHFEFSLPTISKHLKELREANIVTMEKKGNKIYIEPNIETVRELGGCFTTLVNNFEENRELFFGEVAIN, encoded by the coding sequence ATGCTGGACATGAACCAAAAGATAAAGATCTTTAAAGCGCTGGGGAACGAAACGAGATTTTTAATTTTTAAAAATATTTTTACCGGAGGGTATACCTGTTCTATAGATAAGAAAGATCCCAAAGTCAAAGTAAGTCCACATGCTACCTGTGTCAGTACCATTGCAGAACATTTTGAATTTTCTTTACCTACTATTTCCAAACACTTGAAAGAATTAAGAGAGGCCAATATCGTTACTATGGAAAAAAAAGGTAATAAAATTTACATAGAACCGAACATAGAGACAGTTCGGGAACTGGGAGGATGCTTCACCACTTTGGTCAATAACTTTGAGGAGAACCGTGAACTGTTTTTTGGTGAAGTTGCTATTAATTGA
- a CDS encoding rhodanese-like domain-containing protein: MNRLTQLSLIILLGVSPLLAGHPQTDKLIEEAKKESGEITAKKLKTMLDKEEPVIVLDVREAEQRAEGQIYADDYFAITRGNLEFKVLNKIKNKDAVIVTYCRGGSRGALAAQTLRKLGYKNAVNLKGGLKGWAKEGYPIDTGLGVTKLSGE, translated from the coding sequence ATGAACAGACTGACACAGCTATCACTAATTATACTGTTGGGGGTTTCTCCTTTGCTTGCAGGTCATCCACAGACAGATAAGCTGATTGAAGAAGCAAAGAAAGAATCTGGCGAGATTACAGCTAAAAAACTCAAAACGATGCTGGATAAAGAGGAACCTGTCATTGTTTTAGATGTGCGTGAAGCAGAGCAGAGAGCCGAAGGACAGATCTATGCGGATGACTATTTTGCTATTACCCGCGGAAACCTTGAGTTTAAAGTTCTCAACAAGATCAAAAATAAAGATGCAGTGATCGTCACTTACTGTCGTGGCGGTAGTCGCGGTGCTCTGGCTGCCCAAACGCTTAGGAAACTGGGCTATAAAAATGCCGTCAACCTTAAAGGCGGACTCAAGGGATGGGCTAAAGAAGGATACCCTATAGATACAGGTTTAGGTGTTACAAAACTCTCAGGAGAATAA
- a CDS encoding sensor histidine kinase gives MNDLEKKSFYSFLGLYIVSSFLFISLIGFWYYTAQKHALENEIHYKLEHIADKKAGELIMAHMHGTSMKKAIVPKDVTMALIDTKGKIVEGKLVKPNIEIKPGYFTVDDYNILISDAPREHMNISYVVVQSNILKGQLHRLKNSVLLVVGIVLLIIMAIAWMLSKLFMKPVHERVTQIERFINDVTHELNTPITSLTMSADQALKAGGCSPKMLNNISISTKQLYDIYRSLTYLNFSDKKEIAEPLNIKEVLEESVAYYTPLAEIKRITFKVEAQETKCVIPKSQLTLLLGNLIGNAIKYSSPRSTITIILKDRTLKIIDEGIGIEADQQKEIFEKFKRGTEYSGGFGVGLSIVKSICDQYGIQIELDSTVNVGTEFRLLFP, from the coding sequence ATGAATGATCTGGAAAAAAAATCCTTTTATTCCTTCCTGGGGCTTTACATCGTCTCCTCTTTTCTCTTTATCTCCTTGATAGGCTTCTGGTACTACACGGCACAGAAACATGCACTGGAAAATGAAATACACTATAAACTCGAACACATTGCCGACAAGAAGGCAGGGGAACTCATCATGGCGCATATGCATGGTACATCCATGAAAAAGGCAATAGTTCCCAAAGATGTCACGATGGCACTGATCGATACCAAGGGGAAAATAGTTGAAGGAAAGCTTGTCAAACCAAACATAGAAATAAAACCAGGCTATTTTACGGTCGATGACTACAATATACTCATCTCCGATGCACCACGTGAACATATGAACATTTCCTATGTGGTCGTCCAGTCCAACATATTGAAAGGACAACTCCACAGACTGAAAAATTCTGTCCTACTGGTAGTGGGGATCGTTCTGCTGATAATCATGGCCATTGCATGGATGCTCTCCAAACTCTTCATGAAACCGGTCCATGAGCGTGTCACACAGATAGAGCGTTTCATCAACGACGTCACCCATGAGCTCAACACCCCCATCACTTCACTTACAATGTCTGCCGACCAGGCACTGAAAGCAGGCGGCTGTTCCCCAAAAATGCTCAACAATATCTCCATCAGCACCAAGCAGCTCTATGACATTTACCGTTCTTTGACCTATCTGAACTTCAGTGACAAAAAAGAGATCGCCGAGCCGCTCAATATCAAAGAAGTCCTGGAAGAGAGTGTCGCCTACTACACTCCTCTGGCCGAGATCAAACGCATCACCTTCAAAGTAGAAGCCCAGGAGACGAAATGCGTCATCCCAAAATCACAGCTGACCCTGCTTCTGGGCAACCTCATCGGCAATGCCATCAAATACTCATCCCCCAGATCGACCATCACGATCATTCTGAAAGACAGAACACTGAAGATCATCGATGAAGGCATCGGTATCGAAGCCGACCAGCAAAAAGAGATCTTTGAAAAATTCAAACGCGGTACCGAATATTCCGGCGGTTTCGGGGTAGGTTTGAGCATCGTTAAGAGCATCTGTGACCAGTACGGTATCCAGATAGAACTGGACTCTACGGTAAATGTCGGTACGGAGTTCAGATTATTGTTCCCCTAA
- a CDS encoding DsrE/DsrF/TusD sulfur relay family protein — MTTIILNHQPYDGSDITWNALRLAKTLHKNGEEVNIFLINDAVDLARDKTKKPEGYDYDLLEMLKKMYTRGINLQVCGTCNARCGLFKNEPYFDESVSSTMQILSDWVIESDKVLTF, encoded by the coding sequence ATGACTACCATTATACTGAACCATCAGCCCTATGATGGTTCTGATATAACATGGAATGCACTGCGTTTGGCAAAAACACTTCACAAAAACGGAGAAGAGGTCAATATTTTTCTTATAAATGATGCTGTTGATCTTGCCAGAGACAAGACCAAGAAGCCAGAAGGATATGACTATGATCTGCTAGAAATGTTGAAAAAAATGTATACCAGGGGAATAAACCTTCAAGTGTGTGGTACCTGCAATGCCCGTTGCGGCCTGTTCAAAAATGAACCGTATTTTGATGAGAGTGTCTCATCAACAATGCAGATACTTTCTGATTGGGTGATAGAGAGCGACAAGGTTTTGACATTTTAA
- a CDS encoding ArsR/SmtB family transcription factor, whose protein sequence is MLNIEDKIKIFKALGNETRFKIFKNIFTGGYACSIDDKKPEDDIIAQATCVTSIADQFDFALPTISRHLKELKDAKIITMTKSKNKIYIEPNIETMKEIAECFRKLVKEYEEGVVYQFDNTKS, encoded by the coding sequence ATGCTGAATATAGAAGATAAGATCAAAATTTTCAAAGCATTGGGAAATGAAACACGATTTAAAATATTTAAAAATATCTTTACCGGTGGTTATGCCTGCTCCATAGATGACAAGAAACCGGAAGATGACATCATCGCGCAGGCAACCTGTGTCACAAGTATTGCCGACCAGTTTGACTTTGCCTTGCCTACCATTTCACGCCATCTTAAAGAACTTAAAGATGCAAAGATCATCACTATGACGAAAAGTAAGAACAAAATCTACATAGAGCCCAATATAGAAACCATGAAAGAGATAGCTGAATGTTTTAGAAAACTTGTCAAAGAGTATGAAGAAGGGGTAGTATATCAGTTTGATAATACCAAATCATAA
- a CDS encoding heavy metal translocating P-type ATPase, with translation MKTNIKDPVCGMEVTSDSKFHINYEGTTYYFCSESCQHKFDADPQSYIHTEEEAECATCRPLFTEEHPHEHQRHDHGTMENKENDPHAVYTCPMHPEIRQEGPGNCPICGMALEPVIVQAEEAENEELIDMTRRFKVSTTLALPVFILAMVADLAPDLIPSWLSMRMVQWIEFALATPVVLWGGWPFFVRGYQSVKTWNLNMFTLIALGVGAAWLYSMVALLFPHVFPPKMQFEGELVHVYFEAAAVIVALVLLGQVLELRARSQTNTAIQALLGLAPNTARIVREDGSEEDIALEAVKVGDILRIRPGDKIPVDGVVIEGESNIDESMVTGEPVAVPKKSGDAVIGATVNATGSLLIEAQKVGADTLLSQIVNMVAQAQRSRAPIQKLADVVSSYFVPIVVIVAILAFIGWYFWGPEPRLAYAVVSAVAVLIIACPCALGLATPVSIMVGTGKGASMGVLIKNAEALEILEKVDTLVVDKTGTLTEGAPKLVTVEVLEGIDEETLLRAVATLERSSEHPLAEAIVEGTEARGLKLGKTDNFNSVTGEGVTGEVDGLKVAIGNDKLFESLGIDAEKLPALSEQYREEGQTVMLIALDNKATGIIGVMDPIKESTAEAIEALHEEGIEIVMLTGDNETTAKAVAARLHIDRVQAEVSPEDKSKVVQALQKEGRHVAMAGDGVNDAPALAQAHVGIAMGTGTDVAMESAGVTLVKGDLTGIVRAIRLSRSTMKNIRQNLFFAFIYNSLGVPVAAGVLYPFFGILLSPVIAAAAMSFSSVSVISNSLRLKNIKL, from the coding sequence ATGAAAACAAATATAAAAGATCCCGTTTGCGGAATGGAAGTCACTAGCGATTCCAAATTCCATATAAACTATGAAGGAACAACCTACTATTTCTGTTCCGAGAGCTGTCAGCATAAATTCGATGCTGACCCTCAGAGCTATATACATACAGAGGAAGAAGCCGAATGTGCCACCTGCCGACCTCTTTTTACAGAAGAGCATCCTCATGAACATCAACGGCATGATCATGGCACTATGGAAAACAAAGAGAATGATCCTCATGCCGTCTATACCTGTCCTATGCACCCCGAGATCCGGCAGGAGGGTCCGGGGAACTGCCCTATTTGCGGTATGGCACTTGAACCTGTAATAGTACAAGCTGAGGAAGCGGAGAATGAAGAGCTGATCGATATGACACGCCGGTTCAAGGTGAGTACAACGCTGGCACTCCCTGTGTTCATCCTGGCAATGGTGGCTGACCTTGCTCCTGACCTGATACCCTCCTGGCTCTCTATGCGCATGGTGCAGTGGATCGAGTTTGCACTGGCAACACCTGTGGTACTTTGGGGCGGATGGCCTTTCTTTGTCAGGGGATATCAGTCGGTCAAAACCTGGAATCTGAATATGTTCACCTTGATAGCCCTGGGTGTGGGTGCGGCATGGCTCTACAGTATGGTCGCACTTCTTTTCCCCCATGTCTTTCCGCCCAAAATGCAGTTTGAAGGCGAACTGGTACATGTCTATTTCGAAGCGGCAGCGGTCATTGTGGCACTGGTACTTCTGGGGCAGGTGCTTGAATTGCGTGCCCGTTCACAGACCAACACTGCCATACAGGCACTTCTCGGACTCGCACCCAATACAGCACGTATCGTCAGAGAGGACGGCAGCGAAGAGGATATCGCACTTGAAGCGGTCAAAGTGGGAGACATTCTGCGTATCCGTCCGGGTGACAAAATACCGGTGGACGGTGTCGTGATTGAGGGGGAAAGCAATATCGATGAATCGATGGTCACGGGAGAGCCTGTTGCCGTACCCAAAAAATCGGGAGATGCAGTCATAGGTGCCACGGTCAATGCGACCGGTTCCCTGCTGATAGAAGCACAGAAGGTCGGAGCCGATACCCTGCTCTCACAGATAGTGAACATGGTAGCTCAGGCACAGCGCTCACGTGCACCTATTCAGAAACTTGCAGATGTCGTCTCGAGCTACTTTGTACCTATCGTAGTGATCGTAGCGATACTCGCTTTCATCGGATGGTACTTCTGGGGACCGGAACCCCGTCTGGCCTATGCTGTCGTCTCTGCGGTAGCAGTGCTTATCATCGCCTGCCCCTGTGCCCTTGGTCTGGCAACGCCGGTCTCCATTATGGTCGGTACGGGGAAAGGTGCTTCTATGGGTGTGCTCATCAAAAATGCGGAAGCACTGGAGATACTTGAAAAGGTAGATACACTGGTGGTTGACAAGACTGGTACACTCACAGAGGGTGCACCCAAACTGGTCACTGTCGAAGTACTTGAAGGTATTGATGAAGAAACACTACTAAGGGCCGTTGCCACACTGGAGAGATCGAGTGAACATCCCTTGGCTGAAGCGATCGTTGAGGGTACCGAAGCCAGAGGCTTGAAACTTGGCAAAACAGACAACTTCAATTCCGTCACCGGAGAAGGTGTAACGGGTGAAGTGGATGGCCTGAAGGTTGCTATAGGCAATGACAAACTCTTTGAAAGTCTCGGCATCGATGCGGAAAAACTTCCTGCTTTGTCGGAGCAGTACCGGGAAGAAGGACAGACCGTAATGCTCATAGCGCTTGACAACAAAGCCACCGGTATCATAGGTGTCATGGACCCGATCAAAGAGAGTACGGCTGAAGCGATCGAGGCACTTCATGAAGAGGGTATCGAAATCGTCATGCTCACCGGAGACAATGAAACCACGGCAAAAGCAGTCGCTGCCAGGCTGCATATAGACAGAGTACAGGCAGAAGTCTCTCCGGAAGATAAGTCGAAGGTCGTACAGGCCCTGCAGAAAGAAGGCAGGCATGTAGCAATGGCCGGCGATGGTGTCAATGATGCCCCTGCCCTGGCACAAGCGCATGTGGGTATTGCCATGGGAACAGGTACGGATGTGGCAATGGAGAGTGCAGGAGTGACACTTGTCAAAGGAGATCTGACCGGTATCGTCAGAGCTATCAGACTCAGCCGTTCTACAATGAAGAATATACGGCAGAACCTTTTCTTTGCCTTTATCTATAATTCTCTGGGCGTACCGGTAGCAGCAGGTGTACTCTACCCGTTCTTTGGAATTTTACTTTCACCGGTGATTGCGGCAGCAGCCATGAGTTTTTCTTCTGTTTCAGTCATCAGCAATTCGCTCAGGCTGAAAAACATAAAATTATAG
- a CDS encoding carboxymuconolactone decarboxylase family protein: protein MAYIELPEFEEMSPVIQEKARPIMEKTGKLGEIFKLLAVDEKIYFATDAMVQGYLLDETHLSYDIKEAIALLISRENSCKMCVDVHRGIAKMLGLRDERIEEILRGVEEIDTDEKEKALLNFCIRASRKDNYKIQKEEIDALKAMGWSDKEILEAVAITGYFNYINTLSNVFGLGQ, encoded by the coding sequence ATGGCATATATAGAACTTCCCGAATTTGAAGAAATGAGTCCTGTGATACAGGAGAAAGCCAGGCCAATTATGGAAAAGACCGGAAAACTCGGTGAGATATTCAAGCTGCTTGCGGTAGATGAAAAAATCTATTTTGCAACCGATGCAATGGTACAGGGTTATCTGCTGGATGAAACGCACCTCTCTTATGATATCAAGGAGGCGATCGCACTGCTGATCTCCAGAGAGAACAGCTGCAAGATGTGTGTCGATGTGCACAGAGGGATCGCAAAGATGCTTGGATTAAGAGATGAACGTATTGAAGAGATACTGCGGGGTGTGGAGGAGATCGATACGGATGAAAAAGAGAAAGCACTGCTGAACTTTTGTATCAGGGCTTCTCGCAAAGACAATTACAAGATCCAAAAAGAGGAGATAGATGCACTTAAAGCAATGGGTTGGAGTGACAAAGAGATCCTTGAAGCAGTTGCGATCACCGGCTACTTCAACTATATCAATACACTCTCCAACGTCTTTGGTCTGGGACAGTAG
- a CDS encoding class I SAM-dependent methyltransferase, whose amino-acid sequence MADNRQIIELYSELAENPKKDFGWEKGLENAKAHSYKEEWIEKLPDEVWEYCAAVGNPFSVGDIPEGARVLDLGCGAGVDLLVATILVGESGRVTGVDITPKMVEKAREHAKEAGFDNVEVLENSFDALDIEDESIDIVISNGAINLTSCKESVFAEIYRVLKPDGKIYFADMIDISVEEGTCCSVEQSACCDSENSNEGEEDWANCVAGTLRQDELIEIIEKAGFKDVVCTGLTHYTTAETTQGATFKADKVPAVKIREKHWNKIFKTKDYTQVLWHQNSPEFSIAQIKSHINSREDAIIDIGCGASFLVDELLQEGYSNITLLDVSGQALEIVKERLGALADKVTYVCSDITTFETSKRYTFWHDRAVFHFLLDAKDRKKYFEVLHDSLEEHGTALIGTFSETGPLQCSGLDIVQYDDKKLKSELIDGLELVDSIEVIHTTPKETEQSFRFFMIEKV is encoded by the coding sequence ATGGCAGACAACAGACAGATCATTGAACTCTATTCGGAGTTGGCTGAAAATCCCAAGAAAGATTTTGGCTGGGAAAAAGGTTTGGAGAATGCAAAGGCACATAGCTACAAAGAAGAGTGGATCGAAAAGCTTCCAGATGAAGTCTGGGAGTACTGTGCCGCTGTAGGCAACCCTTTTTCTGTAGGAGACATACCTGAAGGGGCAAGAGTTTTAGACCTTGGCTGTGGTGCGGGTGTTGATCTGCTTGTTGCTACAATCCTTGTGGGTGAAAGTGGCCGGGTCACAGGTGTGGACATCACACCCAAAATGGTAGAAAAGGCAAGAGAGCATGCAAAAGAGGCAGGATTTGACAATGTAGAAGTCTTAGAGAACAGTTTTGATGCGTTGGATATTGAAGATGAATCGATCGATATTGTCATCTCCAACGGTGCTATCAACCTGACTTCCTGCAAAGAGTCTGTCTTTGCTGAAATATACAGGGTACTTAAACCTGACGGGAAGATCTATTTTGCCGATATGATAGATATTTCTGTAGAAGAAGGTACCTGCTGTTCTGTGGAGCAAAGTGCCTGTTGTGACAGTGAAAATAGTAATGAAGGTGAAGAAGACTGGGCAAACTGTGTGGCAGGTACCCTTCGTCAGGATGAACTGATAGAGATCATTGAAAAAGCAGGATTTAAAGATGTCGTATGTACAGGACTTACCCATTATACTACTGCTGAAACGACACAAGGGGCTACATTTAAAGCCGACAAGGTTCCTGCTGTAAAAATAAGAGAAAAACACTGGAATAAGATTTTTAAAACCAAAGACTACACCCAGGTTTTATGGCACCAAAATTCACCGGAATTTTCCATAGCACAGATTAAATCACATATAAATTCCAGGGAAGATGCCATTATTGATATTGGTTGTGGTGCATCTTTCCTGGTTGATGAGTTGTTACAAGAGGGATACAGCAATATAACCTTGCTTGATGTTTCAGGTCAGGCACTTGAAATTGTGAAAGAAAGATTAGGTGCATTGGCTGATAAAGTGACGTATGTCTGTTCAGACATTACCACTTTTGAAACTTCCAAACGTTATACATTTTGGCATGACAGAGCCGTTTTTCATTTTTTACTGGACGCTAAAGACAGAAAGAAATATTTTGAAGTCTTGCACGATTCATTGGAAGAACACGGAACTGCACTTATTGGAACATTTAGTGAAACGGGTCCATTGCAATGCAGCGGACTGGATATTGTTCAATACGATGATAAGAAATTAAAATCGGAGTTAATAGACGGATTAGAATTGGTTGACAGTATAGAAGTCATCCATACAACACCGAAAGAGACAGAGCAGTCGTTTCGGTTTTTTATGATCGAGAAGGTCTGA
- a CDS encoding ArsR/SmtB family transcription factor, giving the protein MKQLIQIAKVFSDENRVRIIALLMRDGPICVCEICDTLQLSQPLVSRHLKQMKNASVISSVKKGKWMLYSVEKESGELFCWLDAVRKSVPALPEQVVCSQYVKETEKSTELKF; this is encoded by the coding sequence ATGAAACAACTCATTCAAATCGCCAAGGTTTTTTCAGACGAAAACCGTGTCAGGATCATCGCTCTGCTTATGAGGGACGGGCCGATCTGTGTCTGTGAGATATGTGATACGCTGCAACTTTCACAGCCTCTGGTATCCCGACATCTCAAACAAATGAAAAATGCAAGCGTGATCAGCTCCGTAAAAAAGGGAAAATGGATGCTCTATTCAGTTGAGAAGGAGAGTGGGGAACTTTTCTGCTGGCTTGATGCAGTCAGAAAGTCTGTTCCCGCACTGCCCGAACAGGTCGTATGCAGCCAATATGTCAAAGAAACTGAGAAGTCAACTGAACTTAAATTCTGA
- a CDS encoding response regulator transcription factor — protein MKILLMEDDPVLGDILTDYLQQFYTTHRAFDSAEAQEFIDDESYDLFIFDINVPGKSGIELLEELRSFNDTTPAIIITAYEDTKHLKESFDVGAHDYIRKPFELEELRLRIEKSKILFHIEQDAPVKLSDRLTYYPKKQLVSDGTNEMPLRPKECEILEYFIAHPQRLISQEELIQNIWEFDALPSDATLRSYIRNLREVIGADKIVTQRGLGYRYE, from the coding sequence ATGAAAATACTACTTATGGAAGATGACCCCGTTCTTGGAGACATCCTTACAGACTACCTTCAGCAGTTCTATACGACACACAGGGCGTTCGATTCTGCAGAGGCACAGGAGTTCATCGATGATGAATCTTACGATCTTTTCATCTTCGACATCAATGTCCCGGGTAAAAGCGGCATAGAACTGCTTGAAGAGCTCAGAAGTTTCAACGATACCACACCCGCCATTATCATTACTGCCTATGAGGACACAAAACATCTCAAAGAGAGTTTCGATGTCGGGGCACATGACTATATACGCAAACCTTTTGAGCTTGAAGAGCTGAGACTGCGCATAGAAAAGAGCAAGATACTCTTTCATATAGAGCAGGATGCCCCTGTCAAACTCAGTGACAGACTGACCTACTACCCTAAAAAACAGTTGGTCAGTGACGGAACGAACGAAATGCCGCTACGACCTAAGGAGTGTGAGATACTGGAATACTTCATCGCCCATCCCCAGAGGCTCATATCGCAAGAAGAACTGATACAGAATATCTGGGAGTTCGACGCCCTGCCCAGTGATGCCACACTGCGTTCCTACATACGGAACCTGCGGGAAGTCATAGGTGCCGACAAGATCGTGACACAAAGAGGATTGGGCTACCGGTATGAATGA